Genomic segment of Candidatus Bathyarchaeota archaeon:
AATATTGATGGTCTCAAAAGACCCCAAGGGATATTGAGGTATCTTCTTTGATAGGATATAAAGAGGAATAATAGTCAGGTCACGGGTAGGATGCACTTAAAGAAGTTAAACCCATCATAATAGCGCGGACCATGGAACTCATATCTAGGCATATAGCTCAAGTTTTGCGATAGTTTTCTGTCCTTCATACCCCCGATTGACGCTTCACAGAAACTTGGCGTGCAATCAACTTCAGTTTCAATCTCTCCTCCGCTTTTCCCCAAAGAGACTACTTTTTTTAAAGGGCATCTCCTCGGGTGATCTATCGTGCGCTAAGAGTATATTGAGGAGAAGACAAATGAAGTCGTGTACGCGGACAGAAGGATTAACATCTCAGAACTTTTGTTCGAAGATGAGGGATGAAGAGTCAAACACGATCCACAAGTCTGAAGCTGATGAACCGAGTCATTTCAACATACATCTACCGCAACATATTTGATTGAGCGGCTTATCCTGATCAGTGGTACCAGAATAATGCTGAGTTCTAGGATCAAGATCAAGGTTCAATCCGTCAAGGCGACCAAAGATGTCGAGGGGAGAGACGGCTTCCAAATAGACTTCGTCGAAGTAAGGGCTCGCCCCCCTATGGTTACTATGACCCCCACGGATCTCCCCGCGGAGATCAGTCAGATGGTAGTCCAGATCAGTAAAGGGGTCCAAAAAGCCCTCCCGGGCGGGGACGCTAGAGAGTACCAGGTGAGGAAGCTCACCTTGATCCTTACTGCGGAGGAGCTTGAGAGCTTCAACCTCAAGCCTTATCCCAACCAGCTCTATGAGCTAACCATCGTTAACGGGACCATGAGCTTCAAAGAGATCTAATCTGCTTACGCGGTACTTAGAAGCTCGTCTCAATAGCGCGACTCCTCAGATTCCGGAGTTCATCCTAGCCTAGTTGATCTATCACCTATATCTCAACGCGATCTCCCTTAGGTCGGCACGGTTCCAGGGGGTTAATCGAAAAGATACTAAACGTGGAGGAGGGATTGTTACACGAGATGGATGAGCGCTTCCTCGTGTTCACTGGTAGGCCTAACGCAGGGAAAAGTAGCATCATCAGGAAGATCACAGGCCTGAACATCAGATCAGGTAAACGCCCTGGCACCACGAGGCGGGTCTCCATCTACCCCCTTAGTCGGGGCCTCTCCCTTGTAGACATGCCGGGGTATGGGAGGATCACTGGTGCCTCCATATGGGGCACTAGCCAGGTGAAGGACGAGATCCTGGAGTTCCTAGAGTCCCAAGGGGAAGCAATCGCCCTGACGATCCATGTCTTGGACCTCTCCACGTTCATGGAGGTCTCGGAGAGGTTGGAGGCGAAGGGTATTGTGCCCATTGACTTGGAGATGATCCAATACATTGGGGAGACCACAGGGGAGATGCCCGTAGTGGCTGCGAACAAGTTAGACAAGTTAAAGGGCGACTGGGCCTCCATCTTGTCAGAGGTTAAGAATAGGATCGATGAGGACGCCTCATCGAAGACAGGATGCATGGTCCTCCCAGTGAGTGCTAGGACCGGGGAGGGCATAGGTGCATTAAAAGACGTAATCCATAGGAAGCTGGCAGCAGAAGGGTTTAGGACTCCTTTCAGCAATGTGAAATGAACCAGCCAGAGATCGGGGCAGGTTTTCGGGAGACCAAATTATTATCCGTAGAAAAACGCCCCAGAGAAAGGCTCAAAGGAGAAAAGCAGGAGGTTCACGTTCTGGAACTCCTACCCCCAATGGAGTTGAAG
This window contains:
- a CDS encoding arcadin 1, with product MIERLILISGTRIMLSSRIKIKVQSVKATKDVEGRDGFQIDFVEVRARPPMVTMTPTDLPAEISQMVVQISKGVQKALPGGDAREYQVRKLTLILTAEELESFNLKPYPNQLYELTIVNGTMSFKEI
- a CDS encoding 50S ribosome-binding GTPase codes for the protein MDERFLVFTGRPNAGKSSIIRKITGLNIRSGKRPGTTRRVSIYPLSRGLSLVDMPGYGRITGASIWGTSQVKDEILEFLESQGEAIALTIHVLDLSTFMEVSERLEAKGIVPIDLEMIQYIGETTGEMPVVAANKLDKLKGDWASILSEVKNRIDEDASSKTGCMVLPVSARTGEGIGALKDVIHRKLAAEGFRTPFSNVK